The proteins below are encoded in one region of Planctomycetota bacterium:
- the surE gene encoding 5'/3'-nucleotidase SurE: MRLLCTNDDGIDAGGLHAIRDELAAHYTIDVVAPATVQSAKSHSLTLGEPLMVEKRNFGDWDGTAVAGSPADCVKLAVDAILPQRPDAVVSGINHGANSGINVVYSGTVAAAIEGAFLGLPAIALSLHFDKDADNDLHRAARWSLPVVEKLLPTLGKGEVVNVNLPALPAGESPKGIHVCRQCVRPYVDTYEHRISPGGRDYYWNNSQFRLDSTDADTDVAMLRDKYITVTPLQFDLTKRGQMEGLVGLFS, translated from the coding sequence ATGCGATTGCTCTGCACCAACGATGACGGGATCGACGCCGGCGGCTTGCACGCGATCCGCGATGAGCTGGCCGCCCATTACACGATCGACGTCGTCGCCCCCGCGACGGTGCAGAGTGCCAAGAGCCACTCGCTCACGCTCGGCGAGCCGCTCATGGTCGAGAAGCGCAACTTCGGCGACTGGGACGGGACCGCGGTCGCGGGCAGCCCGGCCGACTGCGTGAAGCTCGCCGTCGACGCGATCCTGCCGCAGCGGCCCGACGCGGTCGTCAGCGGGATCAACCACGGGGCCAACTCCGGCATCAACGTCGTCTACTCCGGCACTGTCGCGGCGGCGATCGAGGGGGCGTTCCTCGGCCTGCCGGCGATCGCGCTGTCGTTGCACTTCGACAAGGACGCGGACAACGACCTGCACCGGGCCGCGCGGTGGTCGCTGCCGGTGGTCGAGAAGCTCTTGCCGACGCTCGGCAAGGGCGAGGTGGTCAACGTGAATCTGCCCGCGCTGCCCGCCGGAGAGTCGCCGAAGGGCATCCATGTCTGTCGGCAGTGCGTTCGGCCGTACGTCGATACCTACGAGCACCGCATCTCGCCCGGTGGCCGGGATTACTACTGGAACAACTCCCAATTTCGCCTGGACAGCACGGATGCCGATACGGACGTGGCGATGTTGCGGGACAAGTACATCACGGTGACGCCGTTGCAGTTCGACCTGACCAAGCGCGGGCAGATGGAGGGGTTGGTGGGGCTCTTTTCGTAG
- the pdxA gene encoding 4-hydroxythreonine-4-phosphate dehydrogenase PdxA, with product MGVPSGDRPTIAISMGDPAGIGPEVIVKALADPDLRRRARFIVYGLNELLAYAADQAEFDVYWWRDSFRGKLRHYPHDVVVVDYDTYDHVGPALRGASKLGGEASMRFLNDALRATTDGIADALVTAPICKESWKLAGYSYPGHTEFLAERTKARQHAMMFAGGPLKVVLATIHVPLNSLWGTLNIGSVLRPTELLHRSLVDDFGIPNPRIAVAGLNPHASENGLFGDEEERIIAPAILHARETGINAIGPISPDVVFREAAQGRYDAVVAMYHDQGLIPVKLLAFDQSVNMTLGLPIIRTSPDHGTAFDIVGRNSANPGSMTAAVRMAVELAEKRLAAKQSIAMPT from the coding sequence ATGGGAGTTCCCTCGGGCGACCGTCCCACCATCGCGATCAGCATGGGCGACCCCGCCGGCATCGGGCCGGAGGTGATCGTCAAGGCACTGGCTGATCCGGACCTGCGGCGGCGGGCCCGGTTCATCGTTTACGGCCTGAACGAGTTGCTCGCCTACGCGGCTGACCAGGCCGAGTTCGACGTGTACTGGTGGCGCGACTCGTTCCGCGGCAAGCTCCGTCACTACCCGCACGACGTCGTCGTGGTCGACTACGACACCTACGACCACGTCGGCCCGGCCCTGCGCGGCGCGTCCAAGCTCGGCGGCGAAGCGTCCATGCGGTTTCTCAACGACGCCCTCCGTGCCACCACCGACGGCATCGCCGACGCGCTCGTCACCGCCCCGATCTGCAAGGAATCGTGGAAGCTCGCGGGGTACAGCTATCCCGGCCACACCGAGTTTCTCGCCGAGCGGACCAAGGCCCGGCAGCACGCGATGATGTTCGCCGGCGGGCCACTCAAGGTCGTGCTCGCCACGATCCACGTCCCGCTCAACAGCCTCTGGGGCACGCTCAACATCGGCAGTGTCCTGCGCCCGACCGAACTGCTGCACCGATCGCTCGTCGATGACTTCGGCATCCCGAACCCCCGCATCGCCGTCGCCGGGCTCAACCCGCACGCGTCGGAGAACGGCCTGTTCGGCGACGAGGAAGAACGCATCATCGCCCCCGCGATCCTCCATGCCCGCGAGACGGGTATCAACGCGATCGGGCCGATCTCACCCGACGTGGTCTTCCGCGAAGCCGCCCAAGGCCGCTACGACGCCGTCGTCGCGATGTACCACGACCAGGGCCTGATCCCCGTCAAGCTCCTCGCGTTCGACCAGTCGGTGAACATGACGCTGGGCCTGCCGATCATCCGCACCAGCCCCGACCACGGCACCGCCTTCGACATCGTCGGCCGCAACAGCGCCAACCCCGGCAGCATGACCGCCGCCGTCCGCATGGCCGTCGAACTGGCGGAAAAGCGCCTGGCAGCCAAGCAGTCGATCGCCATGCCGACGTAG
- the ribE gene encoding riboflavin synthase, giving the protein MFTGIIEQPARVTATEDHRGGRRVSVSHAWTDLRHGESIAINGCCLTVAEFDDNTVTFDVITETLDKTNLRGISNGDLLHVERALAANGRLDGHFVQGHIDATAELVHRVANDVEWRLRVRVPEAMVKYLMPKGSVCIDGVSLTIADLSDDWFEVTLIPTTLDKTALGQRPIGYRFNFEADILAKTIVTHLERVANAQAQKA; this is encoded by the coding sequence ATGTTCACCGGCATCATCGAACAGCCCGCCCGCGTCACCGCGACCGAAGATCATCGCGGCGGCCGGCGCGTTTCCGTTTCACACGCCTGGACCGACCTCCGCCACGGCGAGTCCATCGCGATCAATGGCTGCTGCCTTACCGTCGCCGAGTTCGATGACAACACGGTCACCTTCGACGTCATCACCGAGACGCTCGACAAGACCAACCTCCGCGGCATCTCCAACGGCGACCTGCTCCATGTCGAACGCGCCTTAGCCGCGAACGGTCGGCTCGACGGGCACTTCGTTCAAGGCCACATCGACGCGACCGCCGAGCTCGTCCATCGCGTCGCCAACGACGTCGAATGGCGGCTGCGCGTCCGTGTGCCCGAAGCAATGGTCAAGTACCTCATGCCCAAGGGCAGCGTCTGCATCGACGGCGTCTCGCTCACGATCGCCGACCTGTCCGACGACTGGTTCGAGGTCACCCTGATCCCCACCACGCTCGACAAGACGGCTCTGGGTCAGCGGCCGATCGGCTACCGCTTCAACTTCGAAGCCGACATCCTCGCCAAGACGATCGTCACGCACCTCGAGCGCGTTGCGAACGCACAAGCTCAAAAAGCGTAG
- the rpmH gene encoding 50S ribosomal protein L34: MHYPRRISHIKRARKFGFRARMRTKNGRKIINGKRRLGRKVSIVSKPKGVR; this comes from the coding sequence ATGCATTACCCCCGCCGAATCAGCCATATCAAACGCGCCCGCAAGTTCGGGTTCCGCGCCCGCATGCGGACCAAGAACGGCCGAAAGATCATCAACGGTAAGCGCCGCCTGGGCCGCAAGGTCTCGATCGTCAGCAAGCCCAAGGGCGTCCGCTAG
- the rnc gene encoding ribonuclease III, with protein sequence MKAEESLGYVFDNPALLEESLTHASIADDRLDSNERMEFLGDAVLDLVVCEDLFRQYPDFFEGEMTKIKSVVVSRKTCAEIARELGLGKLLITGKGITSAREMPASLIANMYEAVVAAIYLDGGFAPAAEFVRRTMSPKIKTVAENLDAHNFKAVLQQAAQKLLGSTPQYELLDEKGPDHSKCFEVCVSVDGRRFEGAWGPNKKIAEQKAALHALEELGELTEAEVEAALDIVESTVEV encoded by the coding sequence ATGAAGGCTGAGGAATCGCTCGGCTACGTGTTCGACAATCCCGCTCTGCTAGAGGAGTCGCTCACGCACGCCTCCATCGCCGACGATCGCCTCGACTCCAACGAACGCATGGAGTTTCTCGGCGACGCGGTGCTGGACTTGGTCGTTTGCGAGGACCTGTTTCGCCAGTATCCCGACTTTTTCGAGGGCGAGATGACCAAGATCAAATCGGTCGTGGTCAGCCGAAAGACGTGCGCGGAGATCGCCCGGGAGCTGGGGCTGGGCAAGCTGCTGATCACGGGCAAGGGGATCACCAGCGCGCGGGAGATGCCGGCGTCGCTCATCGCGAACATGTACGAGGCGGTCGTCGCCGCGATCTACCTCGACGGCGGCTTCGCCCCAGCGGCGGAGTTCGTGCGGCGGACGATGTCGCCGAAGATCAAAACCGTCGCCGAAAACCTCGACGCCCACAACTTCAAGGCGGTGCTCCAGCAGGCGGCCCAGAAGCTCCTCGGCTCGACGCCGCAGTACGAACTGCTCGACGAAAAGGGGCCGGACCACAGCAAGTGCTTCGAGGTCTGCGTGAGCGTCGATGGCCGCCGATTCGAAGGGGCGTGGGGCCCGAACAAGAAGATCGCCGAGCAGAAGGCGGCGCTGCACGCGCTCGAAGAACTCGGCGAACTGACCGAAGCTGAGGTCGAAGCGGCACTCGACATTGTCGAAAGCACCGTTGAAGTCTGA
- the pyrE gene encoding orotate phosphoribosyltransferase has translation MTKDQLVARIRELAVLHGDFTLRSGRKSKYYVDKYRFETQPDALAALGAAIAAHAGDADRIAGPELGAVALAASASMASGKPCVFIRNSKKDYGTAKQIEGVLEAGEKVLLVEDVLTTGGQAIEAIEMLRDMGCEVTKLVAVIDRQEGARKNVEQLGVEMVGLVTKADLGIDE, from the coding sequence ATGACCAAGGATCAACTGGTGGCTCGCATTCGCGAGTTGGCCGTCTTGCACGGCGACTTCACGCTCCGCAGCGGACGCAAGAGCAAGTACTACGTCGACAAGTACCGCTTCGAGACGCAGCCAGATGCGCTGGCGGCGCTGGGCGCGGCGATCGCGGCGCATGCCGGCGACGCCGACCGGATTGCGGGGCCAGAGCTGGGCGCGGTGGCGTTGGCGGCGAGTGCGTCCATGGCGTCGGGCAAGCCGTGCGTGTTCATCCGCAACAGCAAGAAAGACTACGGCACCGCCAAGCAGATCGAAGGCGTCCTCGAAGCCGGGGAAAAGGTGCTGCTGGTTGAAGACGTCCTCACCACCGGCGGCCAAGCGATCGAAGCGATCGAGATGCTCCGCGACATGGGCTGTGAAGTAACCAAACTCGTCGCCGTCATCGACCGGCAGGAAGGGGCGCGTAAAAACGTCGAGCAACTCGGCGTCGAGATGGTCGGGCTTGTGACCAAGGCGGACCTCGGAATCGACGAATGA
- a CDS encoding MTH1187 family thiamine-binding protein: protein MLLAEFSIWPMDKGVSVGEHVAKALDIVERSGLAYKVGPLGTCVEGEYDQVMGVIRECHELLSAESDRVMCTVKMDWRRGKTGRIEGKVASVEKHLGRTLNK, encoded by the coding sequence ATGCTCCTCGCGGAATTCAGCATCTGGCCGATGGACAAGGGCGTGAGCGTCGGCGAGCACGTCGCCAAGGCGCTCGACATCGTCGAACGCAGCGGGCTTGCCTACAAGGTCGGGCCGCTCGGCACCTGCGTCGAGGGCGAGTACGACCAAGTCATGGGCGTGATCCGCGAGTGCCACGAATTGCTCTCCGCCGAGAGCGACCGGGTGATGTGTACGGTCAAGATGGACTGGCGACGCGGCAAGACCGGGCGGATCGAGGGCAAGGTCGCCAGTGTTGAAAAGCATCTGGGCCGAACGTTGAACAAGTGA
- a CDS encoding Gfo/Idh/MocA family oxidoreductase produces the protein MVVPASDSPTTFGMAKRVKRRYAVGNGPVRVGAIGYGGAFNMGKTHLTECRRGGMVPTAVCEPDEQRRAQAEVDFPGIATFASLDELLKADAADLLLNITPHDLHYPLARQCLMAGKHVVNEKPFVITTAEADKLIALAEKRKLLLSTYHNRHWDGWILRAIREIVEKQTIGRVHRIEAHMGSYQAPRDWWRSRKSVSGGILYDWGVHLLEYCFQILPGEMVEVSGFKAEGHWPSVAKKIDYRDDHVEDEAFAVIRFDDGALVNLSISHVRSDGLPDFLTFVGDRGSYGINWSGWTHRKTGRNGKIKETTGKHPKSQGHKFYANVARALAGEEDLIITPQWARRPIHAIDLAVRSAEQNKTLKTKYG, from the coding sequence ATGGTTGTACCCGCAAGCGATTCGCCTACAACCTTTGGCATGGCAAAGCGCGTGAAACGGCGGTACGCAGTCGGAAATGGACCTGTTCGTGTCGGGGCGATCGGGTATGGCGGTGCGTTTAACATGGGCAAGACGCACCTGACCGAATGTCGTCGGGGCGGGATGGTGCCGACCGCCGTCTGCGAACCTGACGAGCAGCGCCGGGCGCAAGCGGAAGTCGACTTCCCCGGCATCGCGACCTTCGCGTCACTCGACGAACTGCTCAAGGCCGACGCGGCCGACCTGCTGCTGAACATCACGCCCCACGACCTGCACTACCCGCTCGCGCGGCAATGCCTGATGGCGGGCAAACATGTCGTCAACGAGAAGCCGTTTGTCATCACGACCGCCGAAGCCGACAAACTCATCGCCCTCGCCGAGAAGCGCAAGCTCTTGCTGAGCACCTACCACAACCGCCATTGGGACGGGTGGATCTTGCGGGCCATTCGGGAGATCGTCGAGAAGCAGACCATCGGCCGGGTGCACCGCATCGAAGCACACATGGGCAGCTACCAGGCACCACGCGACTGGTGGCGGTCACGCAAATCCGTCAGCGGCGGCATCCTCTACGACTGGGGCGTTCACCTGCTCGAGTATTGCTTCCAGATCCTGCCCGGTGAGATGGTCGAAGTCAGCGGGTTCAAGGCCGAGGGTCACTGGCCGAGCGTCGCAAAGAAGATCGACTACCGCGACGATCATGTCGAGGACGAGGCGTTTGCCGTGATTCGTTTCGATGACGGGGCGTTGGTCAACCTGAGCATCAGCCACGTTCGCAGTGACGGCCTGCCCGACTTCTTGACGTTCGTCGGCGACCGGGGCAGCTACGGCATCAACTGGAGCGGCTGGACCCACCGCAAGACCGGCCGAAACGGGAAGATCAAGGAAACCACCGGCAAGCACCCGAAGAGCCAGGGGCACAAGTTCTACGCCAACGTCGCGAGAGCGTTGGCCGGCGAGGAAGACCTGATCATCACGCCGCAGTGGGCGCGGCGGCCGATTCACGCCATCGACCTCGCCGTCCGCAGTGCGGAGCAAAACAAAACGCTCAAAACCAAGTACGGCTGA